The following are encoded together in the Cynocephalus volans isolate mCynVol1 chromosome 4, mCynVol1.pri, whole genome shotgun sequence genome:
- the LOC134376869 gene encoding olfactory receptor 1165-like has translation MIEGNESAGVTFVLLGFSEFPHLQALLFQVFLAIYTVTVVGNLGMIVVIKINPKLHTPMYFFLGNLSFLDFCYSSVVTPKLLEILVVKDRTIPFKGCIIQFFFACMFVFAEMFMLAVMAYDRFVAVCNPLLYTVAMSPKLCALLVAGTYTWGGLCSLTVTCSLLELSYCGHNVINHYGCEYSAVLSVSCSDTYFSQMVMLVISTFSEVCSLLIILTSYVFIVVTIIKMPSTGGLRKALSTCASHLTTITIFHGDILLLYCVPNSKSSKLLIKVATAFYTIVIPMLNPLIYSLRNKDVKEAIRELMHIELLSHSV, from the coding sequence ATGATTGAGGGAAACGAGAGTGCTGGAGTCACTTTTGTCCTCTTGGGATTCTCAGAGTTCCCACACCTCCAGGCACTGCTTTTCCAGGTATTCTTGGCCATCTACACTGTCACTGTGGTGGGGAACCTGGGCATGATTGTGGTCATAAAGATCAATCCCAAACTCCATACACCCATGTACTTTTTTCTTGGCAATCTGTCCtttttggatttttgttattCCAGTGTAGTCACACCCAAACTACTAGAAATCTTAGTTGTGAAAGACAGAACTATCCCCTTCAAAGGATGCATAATACAATTTTTCTTTGCCTGCATGTTTGTGTTTGCGGAAATGTTCATGTTAgcagtgatggcctatgaccggttTGTGGCTGTTTGTAACCCCCTGCTCTACACAGTTGCTATGTCTCCTAAGCTCTGTGCTCTCCTGGTAGCTGGAACTTACACATGGGGTGGACTCTGTTCCTTGACAGTCACATGTTCTCTCTTGGAACTATCCTATTGCGGACATAACGTCATAAATCACTATGGCTGTGAATATTCTGCTGTTCTCTCTGTATCCTGCTCTGACACCTACTTCAGCCAGATGGTGATGTTAGTCATTTCTACATTCAGTGAAGTTTGTAGCCTCTTGATCATCCTCACCTCGTATGTCTTCATAGTTGTCACTATCATCAAGATGCCTTCCACAGGTGGACTCAGAAAAGCCctctccacctgtgcctcccacctgactACCATCACCATTTTCCACGGGGACATCCTCCTTCTCTACTGTGTGCCCAACTCTAAAAGCTCAAAGCTCCTCATTAAAGTAGCTACTGCATTTTACACCATTGTGATCCCTATGCTAAATCCTCTTATCTACAGCCTTAGAAATAAGGATGTGAAGGAGGCCATCAGGGAATTAATGCACATCGAATTGCTTTCTCACTCAGTTTAA